The DNA segment TCAGCCTCTTAAAATGGGGTGTCCATCCCACTCAGTCTGAGCTTTCCCACTGGATAATTTTTCTCAAATCTATTTATAAATACTCCTGGAACCAGTGCCACATAAAGAACACAGCACACCTGGCTGAGTGCCACCTACGAGGTCGTGAGCATCTTGCCCAGGACCACAGTGAACCATGACATCTGACATGCAGGCAAAAAGAGTCAAAAGGAAATCATCCCGCAAGACTTACCTGGAAGAAGTAAAGCAAAACATTATCATCTAAAGagaaaaagcacaaagaaaacaTACCACCAGTCCATCAGTGGCCTAGTTGAGTGAACCAAGCAACATCCAAACACTGGAAGCCACAAAAAATATCCATGGTGAAGACAGACAGAGAACAACTCATGAAATGTGGGGGTAAAATACAGGACACAAAATTGATATATTAAACACAAGCAACGTTAACTACACAGAGAAGCGACATAGAAATAAACTAGGAAGAAAATGCGACAAAGTACAAATGTTTACTTAAGACCATATATCctaagaaaactgtaattcaaagaCACGTGTGCCCCAATGATCACTGCcgcactgtttacaagagccaggacatggaagcaccctagacGGCCAgtgacagacgaatggataaaagAGTCATGGTACATAcgtacaacggaatattactcagccataaaaaggaacaagtttgagtcagttgaactgaggtggatgaacccagaggcTGTTACCCAGACtgaggtcagaaagaaaaaacaaatatcatatattaatgcatgtatctggaatctaaaacaatggtgctgatgaacctatttgcggggtgggaacagagatgcagacgcAGTGACCAGACTCGTGGACATGGTGTGGGAAGGAGAGCGCGGGACGAATGGAGAAAACAGCACTGAGCATATACATTACTTTATGTAAAGTACACAGCTCGTGGGACGTTGCTCtgcaacacagggagctcaacccagtgtgacacctggaggggtgggatggtgccgggtggagagggaaggaggcccaagaggaaggggatgtatgtatactaaTGTCTGATTCACGCTGCGGTACGGCAGAAATCAGCACAGCATTGTAACGCAATTATCCTCCgactaaaaataaactttaaaaataaaataaaacacagtatGATCCAGTTAGTTTTTTTTCAAAGTGAGCTTCTGCAGAATCAAATTACCTGCAATACCAGCTGGAAAGGGGAGCATAGCAAGGAAAACACAGCAGTCCAGTGAGAAGACAGGGGTTTTTTCAGAAAAGGCTGGGTAGAGGGAGAGTGCAGACCCAGCCCCCTGCCTCCCTTGAAGGCCTCTGGATTCTCTTCCCACTCCCACCATCctgttaattaaaaatacttggtCTTGTTGCTCCTCTGCTTTGCTTActtctttcctttattattatttccttgtttttacTTTGAGTCTATTATGTTGCTATTTTGCTAACTTCTTAAGTCAGAGGGACACTTTTAAAGGCTATGAAGTTACCCCTGATATACACCCACAACcaaattttgttctattttcatgttcatttcaAGTAGCTGGTAATTTGTGAGGCCTTATTCTCTTTGACACATGAGGTATTCAGATGTGATTTTCTTAATGTTCAAGTGATAAAggatttttaattatcttttctttattgGTATCTTTTTAGATAAAACTTGTCAAAGGATATGGTCTCTACAAAACCAGTTCTTCGGCCTACCTGGACACTCTCCAAACCCCATCCTTTtggggtttttatggaggctttgTTGCAGAGGTATGACTGATTAAAGCACTGTCCTTTGGTGACTCATtcaacctccagcccctctccccttcccagaGGTCAGAGAGTGGGATAGAAAGTTCTAATCTTCTAACTAGCAACTAACCCCTACCCTTAGAGTTTTTCTAAAAGTCATCTCATTAACATAAACTCTGGTGTGGTTGACAGGAGCTTGTTATAAATATTAACATACTTCTAACACTCttatcaggagaaggaaatggcaccccactccagtactcttgcctggaaaatcccatggatggaggagcctggtaggctgcagtccatggggtctccaagagttggacacgactgagcgacttcactttcactttccacttccatgcattggagaaggaaatggcaacccactccagtgttcttgcctggagaatcccaggggcagaggagcctggtgggctgccatctatggggtcgcacagggtcggacacgactgaagcgacttagcagcagcagcagcaacactcttatcacttaggaaattccaaaaaCTTGAGGAACTATGTGCCAGGATTAGGGACAAgatcaaatacatatttcttactAAAAATCACAGTATCTCAGATGaaactgacttatttcacaccTCATTCTTGAATGACAGCTTTGGGTATACAGTTCTAGGCTgaccaggcttcccaggcggcactagtggtcaggaacccgcctgccaatgcaggagacacaagagactcaggtttgatccctgggtggggaagatcccctgcaggagggcatggcagcccactccagtattccagcctggagaatcctatggacagaggagcctggcgggccacggtccatagggtcgcaaacagccggacacgactgaagcgacctggcACGCGCACATGCATTTTTCTCTCAGTACAGTGAACATACTATTCACTTTCCTCTGGTTTCCACTGCTGCTTTTGATAaatcactttttaatattttatcgcTACCGACTTCTACGTGAAGATCTTCCCTTTATCTCCGGGATTCTAGACTTTCACTATGATGTGACAAGGCATAGCTACAGCAAAGCCATTGGGCTTTCTGAACCTAAGAAGCAACAACTTCCATCATATCTAGAAAATTCCCTGccgttattttttttcctctgccccATGTTCTTTTCTATCCAACCGTAATTCCATTTCAATCACTATGTTATTACATTAAATCTTCTCTCCACTCTCCCATCTCCTTCTCTTTCATATTTCCCAATTCTTCGGAAAATACATCCATAGATTCCTTTAAAGCAtgtttatttctagttttctttgaTCTGTTTATATGATTTGCTTAATCATTTTATAGTCTCTTGCTTCTTACTAATATTGAAAtgccttattttatttctttaaacacactaaatatatttattttatatgtctgATTACTTCAGTATCTGAAAATTTGTAGGTTtgattctactgttttcctgcTGACCCTTGTTTCTCTTTGGGTTGTCAGTGTTTCTAGGTTTTTTGGCTTTTTAACAACAAAGGGTATATTCCTTAGAACTATTTTCTGTAAAACCTGAGTAGGACAAGGGTCTGTGAAGAAATGTTTACACTTGCATTTGCCAGGCTTCTAGAAATATTACTACCCCAggactacttttttcttttttaactatgACAGCTAATTTTCAGAACTTCATAGTCTTTACAGAATAAACTTAAACCAGACAGGAAAACCAGTAAAAACATTCCCAAGTATCTATACCAGCTCTCACAGTGATCACTCTTTATGAAACTGGAAACATGTGAAGATTAAACACCAACTGATCCCCTCTAGCCATGTGCATCAAGATACTGGTGTCAGAGCTCCTAAGTCACAGCTTCCTGTAAGCTCCAGTGCTTCTGTGGAAACTGACTTGGTTTTTCAAGAAAGGAAGCACTTCTGTTGTATGGCAgcctccttttaaaaatactgaggtAGAATACAGAATATGTACTTCTTTGGATCTGAACCAAATAATTTAAGGTCTCAGTTGCCTGCAGAGCCCTGAAGACATTTACAGGTCACATGATCTCCGAGGCAGCATTTACTCGGAGGCTGCCCGCACTTAAAACACCATGGCCTGCCTCCTTTCTCACTTAATTTATGACTCCCACAAGAGGTCACGTGTCGGCACAGCAGTTCATGCTCAGGCCAAGAGGCTGATGTTCCACAAATACAACTGGCCCAGAGAAGATGCTTGGTTCCAGCTCTGGGTGTTCACTGACAGTGAAAAGCCCTCGGTGCTTCTAATTCACAGCACGGATGCCGGCAGCACCTGAGCACACACGGTGACGTGTATGATGACTGCGTCGCTCATATGTCACGAGGACCCAGCCCATTCTGGTCCACAGCATGTTCTGCCTTCTTAACTTTGCTCGTTTCAGGAGACTGAACCTCAGGGCGGTGCTGCCCACCCAGTGTGACCACCTGCTCTCAGTCTGGGGGGATGGGAAAGGGCCAGCACTGCCTGGCTGGCTCCCTGCCTGAGGGGAGCCTTGCCTCCAGGGACTGGCCAAACCCCTTATGTCTCTGTCACCTACGGCTAATAATATACTCagtgatgaaaagctgaaagccttttcTCTAAtttcaggaacaagacagagaTGTCCACTCATGCCActcttattcaacacagttttggaagtcctagctatggcaagagaagacaaagaaataaaagggaatccaaattggaaaagaaaaagtaaaactgtcactgtttgcagatgacatgatactgtacacagaaaatcctaaagacactatCAGAAAACTACTAAAGCTCATCGATGAATTTGGGAAAGTAACAAGATACAaaataacacacagaaatctcttgcattcctatagacTAACAATGGAAGatcagaaagaaacaaaggaaacaatcccatttatcatcacatcaaaaaataaataaataaaatacctaggaataaaccgacttaaggaggcaaaagatctgTACTCAGAAAACACTGTAAGAcagagatgaaagaaatcaaagaagacacaaacagatggagagatacaccACATTCtcggattggaagaatcagtgtTGTCAAAATGACTGTTCTACCCGAAGCAATCCACAGGGTCAGTGcagtccctatcaaattaccaatggcatctttcacagaaaagagaacaaaatattttacgatttgtatggaaacacaagacCCCAAagagctaaagcaatcttgagaaagaaaaatgcagatgGAGGAGTCACGCTCCCCGACTTCAGACTATACACAAAGCTGTGTGGCGTGGCAAAAACAAAGAGAACGCAGTATGTACGgtacaggcacaaaaacagaaacacaggttCATGGAGCAAGACAGGAGGGCCGGAGAAAAACTCAAACATCTATAGGCATCTAACCTATGATAAAGGAGACAGGAATGTACAAcagaggaaagacagtctcttcaacacgTGGCCCTGGGAAACTGTACAgtgtaaaaggatgaaatgagaacactacctaacaccatacacgaaaattaagtcaaaatggattaaagacctaaatataaggccaGACACTGTAGAACTCTGACATAAATCTCAGCAAGATCTTTTCTgatctacctcctagagtaatgaaaataaacaaatggggcctaattaaactgaaaagcttttgcacagcaaaggaaaccataaacaaaacaaaaagacaaccctctaGAATGGAAGAATACATTTGCAAATGAAGccactgacaagggattaatctccaaaacataggAACAGCGCATGTAGCccgatgaaaaaaaaaaaaacaacccaatcaaaaaagacatacagatggccaaaaagcacatgaaaagatgctcaacatcactgattattagagaaatggaaatcaaacctACAAgaaggtatcatctcacacaggtcagaagggctctcaccaaaaaaaatctatcaaCAGCAGTGTGAGAGAGAGTATAGAGAGatgggaaccctcccacactgttggtgggaatggaaactggTACAGCCATCATGGAGACAAGTATGggggttccttaaaaacctaaaaacagagctaccatatgatcctgaaatcccactcctggccatatattcagagaaaaccataattcgaagtgatacatgtacctcaatgtcTACTACAACACTATTTTATaattgccaggacatggaagcaaccaaaatgtccatcaacagaagaacgGATAAAGatgctgtacatatatacaatggaatactactcagccataaacaagaatgaaataatgccatttgcagcaacatggatggacctagagacggTCGTActgagtaagtcagacaaagaaagacaaatatcatatgacatagATTATtcgtgaaatctaaaaaaaaaaatggtacacatgaacttatttacaaaacagaaatagagtcacagatatagaaaacaaacctgtgATTACCAGGGGTGGGGAAAGGGggtagggataaattgggaaattgggattgacatatacacaccagtatatataaaagagacaactaataaggatctactgtatagcacagggaactctactcaatactacataatgacctatatggaaaaaacagtctaaaaaaagagtggatatatgcacatgaagaactgattcaccttgctgtacagtagaaattaacataacGCTGTAAATCAACAACActccaataaacatttaaaataaataaacacagttaagaaagaaagaagccagaGTTCCACATGGGCTAGTTGCGGGTCACACTTTAATAGCCACTCTGGGGCATCAGGTGGGACACCCAGTAACCACGAGACTCACATTGCAGTGGGAAAATCAAAGTCAGTGGTTCAAAACGGGGAAGTAAGTCACCCTCTTACTATGAAGACACGACAACGTCCGAAAACAGCAGCAAGTACAGCAAGCAAAAGCTCTTCTCTGCACCCTGGGCACGCCATCCCAAGGCAGCCACTCCCTACCCTGAGCTCAGGAGGGCtatggaggggaggaagggactgCCCACGCCACGGTGGGGCCAAAGCTGCGGAGATGTGGTATAAAACGGTACTGGGGCTCCCCCAGCTGGTGCCACTGAGCACAGAAGTATGCTCGGGAGGACTCAGGTGGGTGTGAGCAATGCCTGTGCCTCTACTCACAGACACTGTGTTCCACCTGGCCCCACAAGATTCCCACCTTCACACATGCCCCCAGTCAACATGGTAAGACAATTCCCAGAGTCCACTTGCCCCTTTAGCCACCCCAGACACTGAGATGCTCCCTTCCCAAGCCTGCCCAAGCAGGCTCAGAGGGTGTGGGCAGCCGGGAGGCATCCTGGAACATTCTGTCCTTGGTTGACGGATGAACCACCTCCAGATCAGTATGGTTCGGAATCTCATCCAGGGTCTGGTGGAAGCTGCAGCATTGCCCAGGACAGAGGCAGGCGCAGGGCTCACTTCCACCCACCTTCAGCCCTCAAGAGGGTTCCTGATGCTCCAGCCATAAAGCTTCCAGGAAGGGACAGCCACCCTGAGCACAGGACAGTCCCCAGGAAGCATGATAGGCTGGGAACACCCGGGCTGCATGCAGGAGCATCCCCTGCCATGTCAGTAACTTTGGGAGGCCCACAAATGCTTGGGGTCCCCCAAGTGTGTGTTCTTTCAACTGGGCCACCCAAGGAAGTGGGGGCTGGCTACAGGGTGCAGTAGATGAGGAGCGCAGGGGCATCCGAGGCTACTTGGTGGCTGTGGGCCACCAGTCTGGCACAGACGCAGTAAGGGCCACAAGGCCACTCTCAGAGGTTCTGATGTGAAGAGGACCCTTAATTTTCTCAGACCGCAGCAGGGCCAGACCCAcgtcccccagccctgccctgtacTTGCCGGCTGCCTGCCCTGACTCGGTGAGCACAGAGGCGCCGGGGGCAATGCCGCCGCCAGGAACGGCACCTGAGAACTGTACTGGGAAGAGGCGCTTCCGGATAACACCCATGTGGTGCGTGCGAGCTGTCAACTCCTGGCCAATGTAGCAGCCCTTGGTGAAGCTGATGCCGTTCATGAAGGCCAGGTTGGACTCCAGGGGCAGCGCCACTCCTGGGGGCAGGTCGTGGACACCCTCCGGAACACCTGCAGAGGTGGGGAGAGGCTTGCTGAGGCCTGAGGTATCCTCCAGAGCGGGGGCTCAACCCAGGGTGGCCAGCGGTCCTGGCCTGTAGGAGTCCCAGCATCTGACCCCCAGTCTTCCGGGTCCCTCCGCATCCTCCAGGTCCCAACTCCGGCCCCTGCTCTGGTCTCTGGGTGAGCTGCCCGGTCTGGGCCTTCAACACTGCCCACTAGAGAAGACCCTACCCCTGAGCCCAGAACTCTGCTCTATCCCGACTCCTCCCAGGGCCTGGACTCACCATGCAGTTTTCCCAGGGCTCCAGGTCACACCCGTCCTGTCCCCTCACGTCCCACCCTGTCCCTCCTCCCCGTCCAGCATCAGCCCCTCAAACCTAACCTCTCCCCAGGTCCAACCCCAGGTCCATACCTTGCTGGTACCGGTGCCGGTGATAATCCTGGAGGTCCCCAAGACGGCCCCCGGGCACCAGGGCTGAACCCTCATCCTGGGAGAGGAGCCGCCAGCCCATGCGGGCAGTGCGGGGATCACGGGTGAGGACGGCAGCGCACGCAGCCTTCTTCCGcggcggccccgccccgccggccTCCCCCTGGACGCAGGGCAGCACGGCCCACACGCGCAGCTCGGGGCACGGCTCCACCGTCACCTTCCGCCGGATCTTGTGCAGCAGGAGGTGCCTCTGCAGCGCATCGACCACAGAGCTGTCGCACTCCAGGAGGAAGGTGGGCTGTTCACTGGAGCGCTCGGGGAGCCTgcggggagaggagagggggcagggcacaCCGAGGGAAGGGCTTGCAGTCGGTCCCGGCCATGGTGGCTGTGCCGCCCAAGTGCACCAGCCGCCTTGGACCACCTGGCaatgctgcacagcacagcacccccCCACACCCAGAGAGGGAGCCACAGGAAACAGTCCGGCCGGGGGAGGACAGGCCTTGGCCGGACAGGTGCGAAGCAGGGCCTTGGGACCACAGTGGTCAAGGTGAGGTGAGACGGCACAGACGGCCACTCGAAAGTCAGAATTTGCCACCTCCAGCCCTGAGAAGCACCAAGAAGCCAAGGATCCTAAGTCAGGGCACACAGTGGATTTCAGTGGGGGTGCTGGCAGGCAGGCAGAGCTGGAAGGGCAGCAGACAGCCGATGCAGGTGAGGTGCATGGGGAGGCCACACTCAGCCCACGCCCACTTCCCACCTCCCCTAGGGAAGACGGGCAACCTGGTCAGGGTCCCAGAGCCCTCCTCACTCCCACTCCAGGCAGCCCACATCCAGTGGAATGACCCCAGATCCTGGTGTcactgatggatggatggtggggcCCTTACGGACAGATGAGCACAGAGAGGCCAGCGCAGTCAGATGTGATGGAGGGACCCTAAGTGGAGATGTCTAGGACCCAGAGGAGTACATGGCTAGAGTCCTGATTACAGATGTGGCTTGAGGAAAGACCCACAGCTGCATGGCAGCTGAGACAGAGAAGTGGGTCAAACCTTCAGAAGCATGTATCAGAAAGAAAGGCCATCAGCTGGGACCCATCAGCTGTGCCTCTGACCCTCTCACCAGGCAGGAAAGGGTTAAGTGCTACCCTGGAGAAGTCAATTGCCTGCCAAGGAAAGAGCTACAGAAGCTTGCTTGGGATGCGGTGGGGGAGGGatctgcctggtggtccagtggttaagaatctgccctcaaagGCAGGCGGCTCCACTTGGATccctgttggggaactaagagggCCACAACAACCGAGCCGGAAGGCCTCAACAAGAGAGAGGCCCACGTTCTGTGACAAAGAGCCCAAGCACCGCAAGCAAAGACCCTGCGTGCCACAACGCACGCCCACACAGCCAAAACGGTATcaacaaacaaattaaaatattttttaaaacaaacagatttaaaatttctctatttatttttggccgtgctgggtctttgttgctgcgcatgggctttctccagctgcggcgagcgggggctactctctgtggTGGCGTgatggcttctcattgcggtggcttctctcgtggagcGCGAGCTCTGGGTGTGTGGACTTCAGTGGTTGCAgggcataggcttagttgcttcatggcatgtggaatcttcttggacctgggatcaaacccatgtcccctgcattggcaggcagatttcttatccactgtgccaccagagaattcctaaaacaatttaaaaaaaaaaaaaaagaagaagcctgCTTGGTGCCCTGATTTCTGTGGCTTCACCCTACAGCACAAACTCTGTCAGGTCCATACACATAACGATCAGCCAAGGGTCAAGTAAGTACAGGAAGAAGCATGTGAAGAAAGTGCAAAAGAGCAGGCTGCCGCAGCAAGTCAGGTTATCACCTCACCCTCCAAACAGTCCTCAAAGGAGGTCAAAATGAGATCAGCTGAGGGCTGGGAAAACGATCATTTACAGACGGAATTAAACTgccagaaaaaagagaagagttcAAAGGTGCTGCCTCAGATAACCACATGGAAAGAAGTTCAAAGTCACTTATCATGACACAAAGACAAGTTAAAACCACAAGATACCAAGGCACGACtaacagaatggctaaaataaaaacattcaagGCAGTGAGGATGCAGAAAAGATGGATCATTCGaccttgctggtgggaatgtggaTGGAACAGATACTCCCGAAAACTGTTTGCAGTtctttataaaactaaacatgcaGTGACCACACAATCTAGTCACTGCACTCCTGGGTACTTATCCTAGAAAACACCCCAGGTGTTTACATAAAACCTGGGCATAAACATTAGAAGCAGTTTTATTCTTAACAGTCAAGAAATGAAACCAAAATAtccttcagtgggtgaatggttaaacaaaccaTAGTCCACTCCCTCGAGGGAATACTACTAAGCAAGGAAAAGGAGGAGCCTATTGATGAACCCAAAGGGCATCGAGGTGAGTGAAACAAAAGACTCTGTTAGTATCACAGTCCTGAAATGACAGGAtcatgaaaatggagagtgagcAGGGGACTGGCTGAGGGGCTGAGAAGGGGAGTGTGCCCACAGAGGGCAGAAGCGAGCCTGATGGTAATGGAAGAGCTCTGTCTTCATCAAAGATACACAGGTCCACATGTGTGATCAAATCACAGAGCTGCATGCAAGCGAGCACGTGGAAACCTGGAAGAACCTGAGTGCGCCCTGTGCCTGGCccatgtccccttctccccccgaATGTGACCCTGGACTATCAGAGGCAAGATGTTGCCCCTGAGGGAACTGGGTGAAGGGTGTATGAGACCTCCCTGCTCATTTTTTTGTGGCTTCCTGTAaacctataattatttcaaaataataagttGAAACAGGAGCTGCGTCTGGAGAAGATGGGTCCATGCCAGTGAGAAGGGAGAGGGCAGTCAGTTTTCATGAAAAACCTTTACTAGGTTTTTTAACCATGTGTaggtatatttctattttttaagtctCTGATAAAGGAAGCAGACAGAAACAATATGAAATACTGGCAAGAGGAAGAAATGGGCATGGGTGGACAGAATGTGAGGCCACAGGGGCAAAGTAAACccaagagagaggagagagagatgcaGGTAAAACCATGCCTAAGAAGGgcaaaggcccagcacagggaGGGGCCAGGGAAGGCTGGTTAAGGGACCACCAGGGCGCCAGGGTAGTCAGGCCCCAGGCTGATGCCCCACCTCTCTCATGGGGCCAACGTTCCACAGGGTTCAAGAGAAGCAGGGTGGAGAACGGACAGGTTCTGGGCTCAGGCACTTTTTCCTGAGCTACCTGTGCCAATGGCCTTGTGCCATTCCCTCAGGGCCAGCAAGGCTGCAAAGCACCCCTGTGCCCCACCACCCCAAATCAGACTGTCTGCTGCCCCTGCTCCAGCTAAGTAACGGGAGACAGGTCAGCAAGGGGAAGTGGTGACGCGCAGTGAGCCTCTGTTCAGCCAGCACAGCACAAATTTGAGCTGGAACATTCTCTGTGGGGGCATCTTGGGCACTGCTGGGCACTGAGAGCACCCCTGGGCTCAGCCTCCTCTGTGCCAGGAGCAGCCACACCTGAGTGACAACCACAGATGCCCCCACGCAGCACAGTGGCCTCCTCTGTGCCAGGAGCAGCCACAGCTGAGTGACAACCACAGATACCCCCACGCAGCACAGAGGCCCTGAGCAGGGCTGCCAGATAAAATGCATGACGCCCAATCAAatttacatttcaggaaaaaaattcatttttgaatAACTTCTTTACTCTAAGTATTTCCCAAACATTGCATAGGTCATCCCCCCAAAAGTCACTCGTGTCTGTCTGAGATGTACGTCAGCATCCCGCAGTTTTCCTTGCCCAGACTGGCAGCCCATCCCGGGGGCACAACCACAGtggcaggaagaggaggctgagggCACCCGCAGCCTCACCAGCCAGCCTGGCAGGCAGACCTGGGTGAAGAGGTGTGCCAGCCCCGCATCCCACCCCTCCTCTGCCAGGCACACACGGAGAACACTGCCCAGAAACCAGCTGTGCCCAGGCTCAGCACGACCCCGCTGAGACCAGCACCAGGGAAAGGCGTGCAGGGAGACGAGCCAGCAGCGGACCTCAGCAGCCAGCCCGCCAGGGTGGCCCCCAGAGGCACGCCTGGGCCCCCCAAAAGCCAAGCAGCCCAGGTCGCAAAACCTGCAGGACTCCTCTAACAGCCAGTACTTAACAAACACGTGGTCAGGATGAGGAGAGACCTCAAAACACAAAGCCCCAGCTGAGCCGATGAGTCAAGCCACGACTGGGAGAAAAGGTTTGAAAAGTCACATCTGACAAAGGACTGTCACTCAGAACATACAAAACCACTGAAAACTCAACAATTAGGACAGTCTGATTAAAACTAGGCCAAAGATCTGGACATCTCCCCAAAGAAAACGTACAGGTGGCAAACAGCATATGCAATGATGTTACACGTCATTTGTCATCAGAGAAGAGGAAATTAAAGGAAGCTCCACTGCACACCTATCAGGATGATCAAAATCCAGAATACTGACACCACCAAAggctggtgaggatatggagaagaaACGGGAAGTGTTTactcactgttggtgggaatgcaaaatgataccgccactttggaagacactttggtggtttcttataaaactacaCGTATTCTTACCTTACAGTCTTAACAGTCACACTTTCT comes from the Bubalus kerabau isolate K-KA32 ecotype Philippines breed swamp buffalo chromosome 1, PCC_UOA_SB_1v2, whole genome shotgun sequence genome and includes:
- the IBA57 gene encoding putative transferase CAF17, mitochondrial isoform X2 is translated as MGWRLLSQDEGSALVPGGRLGDLQDYHRHRYQQGVPEGVHDLPPGVALPLESNLAFMNGISFTKGCYIGQELTARTHHMGVIRKRLFPVQFSGAVPGGGIAPGASVLTESGQAAGKYRAGLGDVGLALLRSEKIKGPLHIRTSESGLVALTASVPDWWPTATK
- the IBA57 gene encoding putative transferase CAF17, mitochondrial isoform X1, which translates into the protein MAAAALLRGAAPGCGGPAWSWRLRAAPRRHLAHSGCCLGADSASGATWACFLLGERALVRVRGPDSAPFLLGLLTNDLPLPGPAVGETSTSARAGYAHFLNVQGRTLYDVILYGLPERSSEQPTFLLECDSSVVDALQRHLLLHKIRRKVTVEPCPELRVWAVLPCVQGEAGGAGPPRKKAACAAVLTRDPRTARMGWRLLSQDEGSALVPGGRLGDLQDYHRHRYQQGVPEGVHDLPPGVALPLESNLAFMNGISFTKGCYIGQELTARTHHMGVIRKRLFPVQFSGAVPGGGIAPGASVLTESGQAAGKYRAGLGDVGLALLRSEKIKGPLHIRTSESGLVALTASVPDWWPTATK